From one Thermoanaerobacter uzonensis DSM 18761 genomic stretch:
- a CDS encoding ribonucleoside triphosphate reductase has translation MKIAMKVIKRDGREVEFDKIKIVNAIYKAFKAVEEGEYKDALEIADEVTEYVENNLEGIASVEQIQDIVEQYLIKHGHAKAAKAYILYRKQHQEIREFKKMFMDIEKMVDEYIGKQDWRVNENSNMSYSLQGLNNHISSTITAHYWLNKIYPPEVRDAHVNGDLHIHDLGLLSVYCCGWDLRDLLLSGFTGVEGKVQSKPPKHFRSALGQIVNFFYTLQGEAAGAQAFSNFDTYLAPFIYYDNLSYKEVKQALQEFIFNINVPTRVGFQTPFTNITMDLVVPEIMTDEPVIIGGQLMDKTYKEFQKEMDMLNIAFAEVMMEGDASGRIFTFPIPTYNITKNFDWDSSVINKIMEMTAKYGLPYFSNFVNSDLDPNDVRSMCCRLRLDNRELRKRGGGLFGANPLTGSIGVVTINMPRIGYLSKSKGEFFQRLEKLMDIAKTSLEIKREILEKMTEMGLYPYSKFYLRDIKKRFGFYWQNHFNTIGLIGMNEALLNFIGMSIVSEEGRKFALEVLDFMRHKLEQYQLESNFMYNLEASPAEGASYRLAKKDKELFPDIITAGSDVPYYTNSTQLPVDFTEDIFTALDLQEELQTKYTGGTVFHGFIGESINDVTTCKALVKKIAYNYRIPYYTITPTFSICEDHGYISGEHFECPYCGKECEVYSRVVGYYRPVKNWNEGKKKEFKDRKEFVI, from the coding sequence TGCCCTTGAAATAGCAGATGAAGTAACAGAGTACGTAGAAAATAATTTAGAAGGAATAGCCAGTGTAGAGCAGATTCAAGATATTGTAGAGCAATACTTAATAAAGCATGGTCATGCTAAAGCGGCAAAGGCCTATATTTTGTACAGAAAACAGCATCAAGAGATAAGAGAATTTAAAAAAATGTTTATGGACATTGAAAAAATGGTGGATGAATACATAGGGAAACAAGATTGGAGAGTTAATGAAAATAGCAATATGAGTTATTCACTTCAAGGTTTAAATAATCATATCTCCAGTACGATAACAGCTCATTACTGGTTAAACAAAATATATCCTCCAGAAGTTAGAGATGCCCATGTAAATGGAGATTTGCACATTCATGACTTAGGCCTTTTATCTGTGTATTGCTGTGGATGGGATTTAAGGGATTTACTGCTTTCTGGATTTACAGGGGTAGAGGGGAAAGTTCAAAGCAAACCTCCAAAGCACTTTAGGTCCGCTCTTGGACAGATTGTAAATTTTTTCTATACACTTCAAGGGGAAGCAGCCGGTGCACAAGCTTTTTCTAATTTTGATACCTATTTAGCACCTTTTATATATTACGATAATCTTTCTTACAAAGAGGTCAAACAGGCTTTACAGGAGTTTATATTTAACATAAATGTTCCAACTAGAGTGGGATTTCAAACTCCTTTTACAAACATAACTATGGATCTTGTGGTACCGGAGATTATGACAGATGAACCTGTTATAATTGGCGGTCAATTGATGGATAAAACGTATAAAGAATTTCAAAAAGAAATGGACATGTTAAATATAGCATTTGCAGAAGTTATGATGGAAGGAGATGCCAGTGGCAGGATATTTACTTTTCCAATACCAACTTATAATATAACTAAAAATTTTGACTGGGATAGTTCTGTCATAAATAAAATAATGGAAATGACTGCGAAGTATGGTTTACCCTATTTTAGTAATTTTGTAAATAGTGATTTAGATCCAAATGATGTGCGTAGTATGTGCTGTCGGTTGAGGTTGGACAACAGAGAATTAAGAAAGCGTGGGGGAGGGCTTTTTGGAGCGAATCCTCTTACAGGATCAATAGGAGTTGTAACAATAAATATGCCAAGAATTGGATATTTATCCAAATCAAAAGGAGAGTTTTTCCAAAGGTTAGAAAAACTTATGGATATTGCAAAAACAAGCCTTGAAATAAAAAGAGAAATTTTAGAGAAGATGACTGAAATGGGATTGTATCCTTATTCAAAATTTTACTTAAGAGATATAAAAAAGAGATTTGGATTTTACTGGCAAAATCATTTTAACACGATAGGACTCATTGGAATGAATGAAGCACTATTAAATTTCATAGGAATGAGCATAGTCAGTGAAGAGGGAAGGAAATTTGCACTTGAAGTATTAGATTTTATGAGGCATAAATTAGAACAATATCAATTAGAATCTAATTTCATGTATAATTTAGAAGCCTCCCCTGCAGAAGGAGCTTCCTATAGATTGGCTAAAAAAGATAAAGAATTATTCCCCGATATAATAACTGCAGGTAGCGATGTGCCTTACTATACAAATTCAACACAGCTTCCTGTAGACTTTACGGAAGATATATTTACTGCTTTAGACTTACAAGAAGAGTTACAAACAAAATACACAGGAGGTACAGTATTTCACGGATTTATTGGAGAGAGTATAAATGATGTTACTACCTGCAAAGCTCTAGTCAAAAAAATAGCTTATAATTATAGAATTCCTTATTACACTATAACTCCAACTTTTTCAATCTGTGAAGACCATGGGTATATTTCTGGGGAACATTTTGAATGTCCTTACTGTGGGAAAGAATGTGAGGTTTACAGCCGCGTAGTTGGATATTATAGGCCAGTAAAGAATTGGAATGAAGGGAAGAAAAAAGAGTTTAAGGACAGAAAGGAATTTGTTATATGA